Sequence from the Armatimonadota bacterium genome:
ACCTGGGCTTCTCTCCTTTGAAGTTGGGGATAGCGGGTCAACCTCCACCAGGTACAATCAGATCGACGGCATAGAGTGGTCAGATCGAGTTGGGGATAGCGGGTCAACCTCCACCAGGTACAATGACAGACAGACGATGCGCTCGTTCGCGTCGGTTGGGGATAGCGGGTCAACCTCCACCAGGTACAATAGCTGATAGGGCGCAGGCGCCTGGCCGTCGGTTGGGGATAGCGGGTCAACCTCCACCAGGTACAATCTGCTGCTGTTCGTCCAGAAATTCGAGGCAGTTGGGGATAGCGGGTCAACCTCCACCAGGTACAATGCGATGACAGATCGCTAGGCTCGCCAGACCGTTGGGGATAGCGGGTCAACCTCCACCAGGTACAATCCCGGTCAGGGTCGTATGGTTGCCGTTGCCGTTGGGGATAGCGGGTCAACCTCCACCAGGTACAATTGCGAGATGAGAAGCCAGGCGCCGGGTTCGGTTGGGGATAGCGGGTCAACCTCCACCAGGTACAATCGACCATGCCAAAGGCTACCCTTCAGCTGAGTTGGGGATAGCGGGTCAACCTCCACCAGGTACAATGGCACGGGTCGTATTCCTGTGTGGTTGAGTGTTGGGGATAGCGGGTCAACCTCCACCAGGTACAATTGCCTTCACGACTACTAACTGCTCGAGTGTGTTGGGGATAGCGGGTCAACCTCCACCAGGTACAATTTCCCGCCCGCGAGCGAGCCCGTCCCCGCGTTGGGGATAGCGGGTCAACCTCCACCAGGTACAATGAAGCTGCTTTTGAGCAGTTTCGTCGGGGTGTTGGGGATAGCGGGTCAACCTCCACCAGGTACAATTGATGACCGATGAATCTGTTTTCAGTTTGGGTTGGGGATAGCGGGTCAACCTCCACCAGGTACAATAAGTCCGGCAATCCGGCTCTTCGCCCAAAGGTTGGGGATAGCGGGTCAACCTCCACCAGGTACAATGGACGAGGCCGCCTCTCGCAAGGCGAATGGTTGGGGATAGCGGGTCAACCTCCACCAGGTACAATCAGGCGTTAGGCTTCTGTGTGCGCTTCTGGTTGGGGATAGCGGGTCAACCTCCACCAGGTACAATCGCTCGCTGAAGGGCGCCTTCTGCGCCCAGTTGGGGATAGCGGGTCAACCTCCACCAGGTACAATAACTCTGTCGCTCTTGGCGCAGATTCAATGGTTGGGGATAGCGGGTCAACCTCCACCAGGTACAATGATCGAGCAGGCGCCGGTCGCGCAGATCCTGTTGGGGATAGCGGGTCAACCTCCACCAGGTACAATCGCTATTTCAATCTCGCGGCTTGCTGTGCTGTTGGGGATAGCGGGTCAACCTCCACCAGGTACAATTTTCTCACTTTACGATACTTATTACCTTGTGTTGGGGATAGCGGGTCAACCTCCACCAGGTACAATTCGTTGAACTATCGCGGCGCTTGCGATGCTGTTGGGGATAGCGGGTCAACCTCCACCAGGTACAATTCGGAGGCATGGCAGAACGCCTGCGCTCGCGTTGGGGATAGCGGGTCAACCTCCACCAGGTACAATCAAGGGGCAGTTCGATCTGATCGACGCCCTGTTGGGGATAGCGGGTCAACCTCCACCAGGTACAATCAATTATTGACCAGGGGCCCCGTTGGTTGGGTTGGGGATAGCGGGTCAACCTCCACCAGGTACAATAACGATCGCATGGAGAGCCACTTGAGGTCGGTTGGGGATAGCGGGTCAACCTCCACCAGGTACAATAAGGCCCTCGTCGATGCTCTCTCCGCGATGGTTGGGGATAGCGGGTCAACCTCCACCAGGTACAATACGGGGCGAACTCCATGTCGTTGATGTCCAGTTGGGGATAGCGGGTCAACCTCCACCAGGTACAATAAACGTCAATCCCGCCTCATCGAGGAGCAAGTTGGGGATAGCGGGTCAACCTCCACCAGGTACAATACAAGGCGCGACCACTCACGGATTGAAATAGTTGGGGATAGCGGGTCAACCTCCACCAGGTACAATTCGCCGCACTCTTTCGAGGTCGGTGCGCTGGTTGGGGATAGCGGGTCAACCTCCACCAGGTACAATTAATGTACGGGCGCAACCCAACGGACAAAGTTGGGGATAGCGGGTCAACCTCCACCAGGTACAATGTCTATAACCCGCGAAGCCTCAATCTGAGTACAAATTGGGCCTCGGTAGAACGAAAAATCCGCTCTATCGAGGCCTCTGTTTTTTCGTTACGCTCCAGAATCTGCAATCCTAGAAGAGCGTCAATTGGTCGGGCGGCTTCTCCGGTTCGCCTTTGACACGGCCATAGTAGACCTCCATCTTGCCGAACTGGGCATCGGTAAAGGCCAGAATCCGCACCTGTCCATAGGGCGGCAAGTTCCGCAATAGCCGCTTCTTGTGCGTTTCCAGATTGTCCGCGTTGGGGCAGGGACGGGCATAGACGCTTTCCTGCATCATAAAGTAGCCGTCCCGCTTGAGGAACTTGTGGAACTGAGCGTAAGCCCGACGCTCCTTTCGGTCGTTCATCGGCAGGTCAAAGGCGACTACGTTCCACATGATCTTGAATTGGCTTACGTGAATGCGTTCGGGATTTGCAGCTTTCTTCCGTCTTGGCATAAGAACCTCCGCACAGAGGCCGTATAGAGGGTTAGGGCGGCGAGAAACGGCAACGACTTGCCGCGCAATGAAACGTCGGAGACGGTAAACCGAAGGAGTTCGGCCTTCACCTTTCGGTCGAACAGAATCGGGTCGGGCGAAGCGCGCCATATCCGGTAGACAAAGGCGTCGACCAAGGGCCGGAACGGCTCCATCAGATCGTCGGCCAGGCAGAAGGGGTTGTACCGATTGCGATGGTGGATGCCCAATGATGGATGAAGGCCTGCGCCGACGACCGCCCTCGCGACGCACGCTCTCAAGATCGCGTAGCCGTAGTTGAGCAGGTTGTTCGGATAATCGCCAAACCGCTCTCGCCGAAAATCTTCGCCAAAGAGCCGTTGGAAATAGATCTGGGCGGCGTTGCCTTCGCAATTGGTCGGATCGCCCGAGGCTACCTGCGCCGCAAGCCGTCGAAGCTTATCGGCGCGACCGCAGACGCCTTCGATCAGGGCGGCCTGGGCGTTGATCTTGGCCTGTACGATCTGTTTCCAGGCCTGTTTCTTGGCGGGCCCCGTTGCCTCGATCTGTAGGAGCAGCGTTTCGGTATGCGTCGAGTTGCCTTCGATCGGCAGCGTGAGGGAGGCGGGCATATGGCGCTGGTCGCACCCGACGATCGCGATGTTCTGCTCGGCGCAGGCGGTAACCAGAGGCAGCGTTAGGGCGATGGTGGGGTTGTCGAGGATGAGCACGGCGACGTCTTCCAGCGGCGCCGAGAGGGTATCGGCCTCGCTCCGATCTACGACTATTTGGCGGTCGGCCAGCGATAGCCGAGCCGGCGTGGCGACCTCGATCACTCGACCTATCATCGAATGAATTGATACGCCGATTCTGAGGCGTTAGCGCCTGTCTAAGTTGCGAGTTTTTGGCTAATCGTTGGCGGGATACTTGCGGCCAAGGGGGTCGATTGTGACTTTGGAAGCCTTGAGTTGGTTGATGCTAATGTTGAATGGTCGCTTTAGGCTTCCATCACTGTGAACTTTCAGGCAAATTCTGTGGTTAGTGCGTTCAAGTACAGCGACTTTGTATAATCCCGCTTTATCTCCCTCCATCTCGATCAAATCCCCCTTGCACAAGCTCATGATAAATCGCCAGTTCGGACCATGGTCGCGCTGCACCAGCGCTTTCTTGTCTCGTCTGACCCGATGTACGGCCTCCCAGGTCGAGACGAACGCGCCGCGCCGTTGTCCCTTTTTGTACTTCTTGCCGTCAACAGTGCAATCGTTCAGGCATTCCAATATCTCGACGTGGTGATAATCGCCGATCGGATACCATCGGGGCGAATCGTCCTTCTTGCGCCCCATCTTGATAAAGGTCTCCTCGCCTTCGGACTTCAGGATTCGCGCTCGCCGGGCGGTCAACTCCCTTTGCCCGATCTTGTCTCTGTATCGGAAGGTCTCATCCTCGCCCAATAGGGACTTCAGCGCCTTCTTGTACGCATCGCCTTCCAACTTTGCCCAATCGATGCCGGCTTGGTTGGAGATCGCCTGAATCAGCTTCTTTTTCAGCATCCCGTCAGCAAGCGCCTCGATCTCGCCCTTAGACATAGCCGAGATAGGCTTGCGAATGGAGTATTTTTCCTCTGCTCCGTACTGCTTTTTGGCGTACGGGTTCGGGTCGTGCAGTCCGCCTGATATGTCCCGCTTGGGCGCGTGCGAGACGATGCAATTCTCGACCAGGCGTTCCAACGATGAGCGCAATGAGGGCCACTGGGGCACGTTGAGTTTGTTGATCGATTCGACCTTTTCCATCTCTAGTTTTGCGATGTCGCTGATGCGCTTGGTGATAGCCGGCGTTGTCAGTGCGACGACGGCGGCGTCGATCATGTGGTGCCGATGATCTTCGCGCGTCTTCTCGTCTTTGCCCTCTGGATTGAGGATTGTGTTGAGTCCCCATTTGTGCCTCAGCCATGCCGTGGCCTTGCCCGATACGGTTTGCACCTCTACACCCAGTTGCTCCAAGTACTCTCTTACGGCGACTGCGATGTAGCCAGTGTCGGAGAGCTGGCGGTTCTGAAACTGCTCTTCGTCAAACGTTTCCCGGCAGAACAGGTTGACTTTGTGCTTTTTCATGCCGAACTTTTGGTTCTGTCGCATGTTTTCGATCAAGTCGTTCCATTTATTGGTACCGCCAAAAGCCTCGAAGGGGGTTCGGTCGCCTTTCAGTTGGTTGACTTCTGCAAAGGCGAGGGTCTTGTTGTTAAACGAGTCGTCCCACGACCGGCCGAATGGAATGATGTGCTCGATATGGACGTTGCCATTGGTGAGGTCGCTGGCGTTGATTTGTCGGAGCGTATAGGGACACTTTTCGCCGCATTCCTTCCACAGCCGGTACTTGATCCTATCAGTGCGGCTGACAATAGGGTGCCCTAGTTCCGCATAAAACTTGTCGGCCTCTTTATTGGCATCCTCGTTCTTTTTGATCGAATCGTCGATCGCCTTGAGAGCCTTGCGACCCAATTTGAGTTCGCGGGCGAACTCGATTCGGATCAGGTCGGGCTTGCCATGCTCTCGAATGATGGCGTTGACCAGTTTTCTGGTTTCGACCAGCGCTTTGTTGAGAGTTGGATTTCGGAGATCGGGAGGCATGGGCAGTCGGGCTTGCGCATCGATGATGATTTGATCTCGACGCTTGTAGCCCGCGGCCTGCGCGGCGTCGTGCTCGTTCAGGCCGTGCTGTAGATGCGGCAGCATCTTTTCCATGGCTTTGCGGCTCAGGTTGCCGTATCCGTCCGGGAAGATATGCAGCGCCAGTTTCCCGGCGATCTCTTGAGGGAACTTCCAATGGAATCTTAAACTTTTTTCGAGCTTTCTTTTGTTATTGGTCGATCGAATTTTGTGCACCAATTGGTTGCGTTGCAAGAAACTGAGATCATTCCATCGCTTTTCGCCCATGATCTTGATCATCTCGACCGCGGTTTTGTTGCCCGGCAGATCGTTTTTGTTGGGCTTCTCAAGGTTGTATGTTGTATCCTTTGGGTGCCCCAGCAACTTTCGGACGGCCGCCCAAGAAAGGCTGGGTTTTGTCATGAGTTCTTCGGCCAGTTTCTGACGTTGCTCGGGCATGATGGGCACGTCGCGATAGTTTTGAGTCGCCCTCAGATTGTTGACCGTCTTCCAGATGTTGAACTCTTGGAACAAGGGCATGCACTTGGGCGATCTCGTTTGATCGGGCTCGAAGGCGCACTTTCCGATGAGTCCGCGTTGCGACTTGAGCGGTCTTTGGCCAAAGAGCAAGTCTTCTAAACATTGCTTGAACTTGCCATTGGTCAGCCGTTGTGCTATCCATATTTGTTCGAACTCTTTGCGCAGGTCGTCCCGATGCTTGACGCTGCCACGAATGCGCTCGCGTCCGAAGATCGAATGAAAGTATTGGCCGAGAAGTTTGCCGGCGGACTTTTCCCTAAGTTCCTTTAGTTTCTTGGCAAGTTTCTTGCCTTCCTCTTTGTCTTCCGTTTGCTCGGCTAATACGGCTTCAGGGTCTTCTACTTCGTTCGATTTGATTTTGTACTTTTGCTGAAGGGTCTTGCGATTGCTTTGGAATCCGCGCCGATGACCGAGGTGGAAGAGCGCCGTTGCCAGTTCGACAGAATCCAACTGCCGTTCGATCGCGTCTTTGCGCAACTGGTATGGGTTGAGCGCAGGATCGGGGCTTGCGCCGAGCTCTTTCTCCAGAAGCTTTTTAAGGTTTCTCAGTCGTTGGCCGCGCCGATAGATGTTCCGACGCTGGCCGCGAAACGTTCGACGCTCGGCATTCAGCGGAGTTTTCTTCTTAGGATCGATGACCGAAGGAAATATCCTGACTCCAGCCGCAAGGATCTTGCGGTCGGCATTGGGATTGCTCGGTTCGTCGAACACGACCCAGCCCAGAGAATTGGTGCCCGCGTCGATCCCGACAATTTTTCCCATGCTCGTTTGCTTCTACATCGATGTGTTGCATTCCTGCCAAGCGACGACTTGACATCGCCTAAAGTTGGGGTATAATGTAGTCGCAAGGTTGTACCTGGTGGAGGTTGACCCTTATCCCCAATAAGAAGGCCAAAAACCTTGCGAGGGTAAACCGTCTTCGGACGATACCCATCTATACCCGAGGGCTTGCCCCTC
This genomic interval carries:
- the cas2 gene encoding CRISPR-associated endonuclease Cas2, which translates into the protein MPRRKKAANPERIHVSQFKIMWNVVAFDLPMNDRKERRAYAQFHKFLKRDGYFMMQESVYARPCPNADNLETHKKRLLRNLPPYGQVRILAFTDAQFGKMEVYYGRVKGEPEKPPDQLTLF
- the cas9 gene encoding type II CRISPR RNA-guided endonuclease Cas9 (Cas9, originally named Csn1, is the large, multifunctional signature protein of type II CRISPR/Cas systems. It is well known even to general audiences because its RNA-guided endonuclease activity has made it a popular tool for custom editing of eukaryotic genomes.); the encoded protein is MGKIVGIDAGTNSLGWVVFDEPSNPNADRKILAAGVRIFPSVIDPKKKTPLNAERRTFRGQRRNIYRRGQRLRNLKKLLEKELGASPDPALNPYQLRKDAIERQLDSVELATALFHLGHRRGFQSNRKTLQQKYKIKSNEVEDPEAVLAEQTEDKEEGKKLAKKLKELREKSAGKLLGQYFHSIFGRERIRGSVKHRDDLRKEFEQIWIAQRLTNGKFKQCLEDLLFGQRPLKSQRGLIGKCAFEPDQTRSPKCMPLFQEFNIWKTVNNLRATQNYRDVPIMPEQRQKLAEELMTKPSLSWAAVRKLLGHPKDTTYNLEKPNKNDLPGNKTAVEMIKIMGEKRWNDLSFLQRNQLVHKIRSTNNKRKLEKSLRFHWKFPQEIAGKLALHIFPDGYGNLSRKAMEKMLPHLQHGLNEHDAAQAAGYKRRDQIIIDAQARLPMPPDLRNPTLNKALVETRKLVNAIIREHGKPDLIRIEFARELKLGRKALKAIDDSIKKNEDANKEADKFYAELGHPIVSRTDRIKYRLWKECGEKCPYTLRQINASDLTNGNVHIEHIIPFGRSWDDSFNNKTLAFAEVNQLKGDRTPFEAFGGTNKWNDLIENMRQNQKFGMKKHKVNLFCRETFDEEQFQNRQLSDTGYIAVAVREYLEQLGVEVQTVSGKATAWLRHKWGLNTILNPEGKDEKTREDHRHHMIDAAVVALTTPAITKRISDIAKLEMEKVESINKLNVPQWPSLRSSLERLVENCIVSHAPKRDISGGLHDPNPYAKKQYGAEEKYSIRKPISAMSKGEIEALADGMLKKKLIQAISNQAGIDWAKLEGDAYKKALKSLLGEDETFRYRDKIGQRELTARRARILKSEGEETFIKMGRKKDDSPRWYPIGDYHHVEILECLNDCTVDGKKYKKGQRRGAFVSTWEAVHRVRRDKKALVQRDHGPNWRFIMSLCKGDLIEMEGDKAGLYKVAVLERTNHRICLKVHSDGSLKRPFNISINQLKASKVTIDPLGRKYPAND
- the cas1 gene encoding type II CRISPR-associated endonuclease Cas1, whose translation is MIGRVIEVATPARLSLADRQIVVDRSEADTLSAPLEDVAVLILDNPTIALTLPLVTACAEQNIAIVGCDQRHMPASLTLPIEGNSTHTETLLLQIEATGPAKKQAWKQIVQAKINAQAALIEGVCGRADKLRRLAAQVASGDPTNCEGNAAQIYFQRLFGEDFRRERFGDYPNNLLNYGYAILRACVARAVVGAGLHPSLGIHHRNRYNPFCLADDLMEPFRPLVDAFVYRIWRASPDPILFDRKVKAELLRFTVSDVSLRGKSLPFLAALTLYTASVRRFLCQDGRKLQIPNAFT